In a single window of the Leisingera daeponensis DSM 23529 genome:
- a CDS encoding glutamate-5-semialdehyde dehydrogenase gives MKDNENIPAVMAELGKRAKQAAQILATTSADRKEAALTAAADAVWSRRAEIIAANAKDLEFGRAKGLTDAMMDRLMLDEARIQGIVDGLRAVAGQRDPVGEVMEEWEQPTGLKIQRVRTPLGVIGVIYESRPNVTADAGALCLKSGNAVILRGGSESFHSSQAIHACLAEGLKSAGLPEDAVQLVPTRDRAAVQELLTMTDYVDVIVPRGGKGLVGLVQREARVPVFAHLEGIVHIYLDKAADPQKALDVVLNAKTRRTGICGAAECLLIHQDIAPTLGKAVLEALAAAGVEIRAEKGLPGPDGMTAATAEDWGKEYLDSIIAAKQVAGIDDAIQHIRTHHSQHTDCIITEDEAAVQKFFAELDSAILMHNASTQFADGGEFGMGAEIGIATGKMHARGPVGAAQLTSFKYLVRGNGTTRA, from the coding sequence ATGAAAGATAACGAGAATATTCCCGCCGTGATGGCGGAGCTTGGCAAACGTGCAAAGCAAGCGGCGCAAATACTGGCGACAACCAGCGCTGATCGCAAAGAGGCGGCCCTGACCGCCGCTGCAGACGCGGTCTGGAGCCGCCGGGCGGAGATCATCGCGGCAAATGCCAAGGATCTGGAATTCGGCCGCGCCAAGGGCCTGACGGACGCGATGATGGACCGGCTGATGCTGGACGAGGCGCGGATCCAGGGCATCGTCGACGGCCTGCGTGCGGTGGCCGGCCAGCGCGACCCGGTGGGCGAGGTGATGGAAGAGTGGGAGCAGCCCACCGGTCTGAAAATCCAGCGTGTGCGCACCCCGCTGGGGGTGATCGGCGTGATCTATGAAAGCCGCCCCAATGTGACGGCCGATGCCGGCGCGCTCTGCCTGAAATCTGGCAATGCGGTCATCCTGCGCGGCGGCTCCGAAAGCTTCCACTCGTCTCAGGCCATCCATGCCTGCCTGGCAGAGGGCCTGAAATCCGCAGGCCTGCCCGAGGACGCCGTGCAGCTGGTGCCGACCCGCGACCGCGCGGCGGTGCAGGAGCTGCTCACCATGACAGACTACGTCGATGTCATCGTGCCCCGCGGCGGCAAGGGGCTGGTCGGGCTGGTCCAGCGCGAGGCCCGGGTGCCGGTCTTTGCCCACCTCGAAGGCATCGTGCACATTTACCTCGACAAAGCCGCCGACCCGCAGAAAGCGCTGGACGTGGTGCTGAACGCCAAGACCCGCCGCACCGGCATCTGTGGCGCTGCCGAGTGCCTGCTGATCCATCAGGACATTGCGCCGACGCTGGGCAAGGCGGTTTTGGAAGCGTTGGCCGCTGCAGGCGTTGAAATCCGCGCCGAAAAAGGGCTGCCCGGACCGGACGGGATGACCGCCGCAACGGCCGAGGACTGGGGCAAGGAGTATCTGGATTCCATCATCGCGGCCAAGCAGGTCGCGGGCATTGATGACGCAATCCAGCACATCCGCACCCATCACTCCCAGCACACAGATTGCATCATCACCGAGGATGAGGCCGCAGTTCAGAAGTTCTTTGCCGAGCTGGACAGCGCCATCCTGATGCACAATGCCTCGACCCAGTTTGCCGACGGCGGCGAGTTTGGCATGGGGGCAGAGATCGGCATTGCCACCGGCAAGATGCACGCCCGCGGTCCGGTGGGTGCGGCGCAGCTTACCAGTTTCAAATACCTGGTGCGCGGCAACGGCACCACCCGCGCCTGA
- the obgE gene encoding GTPase ObgE: MKFLDLAKVYIRSGAGGNGCVSFRREKYIEFGGPDGGDGGKGGSVWAEVTEGLNTLIDFRYQQHFFAKNGQSGMGRQRTGKDGDDIILRVPVGTEILDEDQETVLADLTEPGQRVLLAKGGNGGFGNLHFKSSTNQAPRRANPGQEGVDRTIWLRLKLIADAGLLGLPNAGKSTFLAATSNARPKIADYPFTTLHPNLGVVGIDNTEFVVADIPGLIEGAHEGRGIGDRFLGHVERCAVLLHLVDGTSETVVEDYETIIGELEAYGGELATKPRITALNKVDALDPEEREEKRAALEAAVGGPVMMMSGVSREGLNEVLRAVRAEIDDDRVRMKPAEEEQPWQP, translated from the coding sequence ATGAAATTCCTCGATCTGGCAAAAGTCTACATCCGCTCGGGCGCCGGCGGGAACGGCTGCGTCAGCTTCCGGCGTGAGAAGTACATCGAATTCGGCGGCCCCGACGGCGGCGACGGCGGCAAGGGCGGCTCGGTCTGGGCCGAGGTCACCGAGGGGCTGAACACCCTGATCGACTTCCGCTATCAGCAGCATTTCTTTGCCAAGAACGGCCAGTCCGGCATGGGCCGCCAGCGCACCGGCAAGGACGGCGACGACATCATCCTGCGGGTTCCAGTGGGGACCGAAATCCTTGACGAGGATCAGGAAACCGTGCTGGCCGACCTGACCGAACCGGGCCAGCGGGTGCTGCTGGCCAAGGGCGGCAACGGCGGCTTTGGCAACCTGCATTTCAAATCTTCCACCAACCAGGCGCCGCGCCGCGCCAACCCGGGGCAGGAGGGCGTAGACCGCACCATCTGGCTGCGGCTCAAGCTGATTGCCGATGCGGGTCTTCTGGGCCTGCCGAACGCGGGCAAATCCACCTTCCTGGCGGCAACCTCGAACGCGCGCCCCAAGATCGCCGACTACCCCTTTACCACCCTGCACCCGAACCTGGGTGTGGTTGGCATCGACAACACCGAATTCGTGGTGGCGGACATCCCCGGCCTTATCGAAGGCGCGCATGAGGGCCGCGGCATTGGCGACCGCTTCCTGGGCCATGTCGAACGCTGTGCGGTGCTGCTGCATTTGGTCGATGGCACGTCGGAAACGGTGGTCGAAGACTACGAAACCATCATCGGCGAGCTTGAGGCCTATGGCGGCGAGCTTGCCACCAAACCCCGCATCACCGCGCTGAACAAGGTCGACGCGCTCGACCCCGAGGAGCGGGAGGAGAAACGTGCCGCGCTGGAGGCAGCTGTGGGCGGGCCGGTGATGATGATGTCCGGCGTCAGCCGCGAAGGCCTGAACGAGGTGCTGCGCGCCGTGCGGGCCGAAATCGACGATGACCGCGTGCGGATGAAACCGGCTGAGGAGGAACAGCCTTGGCAGCCCTGA
- a CDS encoding histidine phosphotransferase family protein: MGVDNANLAALVGSRICHDLISPVGAINNGLELLGMAGSMSGPELELISDSVANANARIRFFRVAFGAAGDQQMARAEIVSLLEDISKGGRIKYQWSPLEGCTRSEARLSLLAALCLETALPYGGTVKVFCADGKWTVMGEGSKLNVDDELWARVSGGTSNAEITPALVQFALLPEAAKEANRTVRLEQNLEKITLQF, translated from the coding sequence ATGGGTGTAGATAACGCCAATCTGGCGGCATTGGTAGGGTCCCGGATCTGCCATGATCTGATCAGCCCGGTCGGCGCCATCAATAACGGTCTGGAACTGCTGGGCATGGCCGGCAGCATGTCGGGCCCGGAGCTGGAGCTGATCTCCGACAGCGTTGCGAACGCCAATGCGCGCATCCGCTTCTTCCGCGTCGCCTTTGGCGCGGCCGGCGATCAGCAGATGGCGCGGGCCGAAATCGTTTCGCTGCTGGAGGACATCAGCAAGGGCGGGCGCATCAAGTACCAGTGGTCGCCGCTGGAGGGCTGCACCCGCAGCGAGGCCCGCCTTTCCCTGCTGGCGGCGCTGTGCCTTGAAACGGCGCTGCCCTATGGCGGCACGGTCAAGGTCTTCTGCGCCGACGGCAAATGGACGGTGATGGGCGAAGGCAGCAAGCTGAATGTGGATGATGAGCTGTGGGCGCGGGTCAGCGGCGGCACTTCCAACGCCGAAATCACGCCGGCACTGGTGCAGTTCGCGCTGCTGCCCGAAGCGGCCAAAGAGGCGAACCGCACTGTCCGGCTGGAGCAGAACCTGGAAAAGATCACGCTGCAGTTCTGA
- the rpsB gene encoding 30S ribosomal protein S2 has protein sequence MALPEFTMRQLLEAGVHFGHQTQRWNPRMSPFIYGARNGIHIMDLTQTVPMLDQALQVVRDTVAKGGRVLFVGTKRQAAGPVAEAAEKSAQYYMNHRWLGGTLTNWKTVSQSINRLKEIDEKMAGGAEGLTKKERLGMERDQEKLQASLGGIREMGGVPDLLFVIDVKKEALAIAEAKKLGIPVVAVVDTNCSPDGVDYIIPGNDDASRAISLYCDLVARAALDGMSAQLGAAGVDLGALEEAPAEEAVAEEAAAEA, from the coding sequence ATGGCTCTTCCCGAGTTCACCATGCGTCAGCTGCTGGAAGCTGGCGTTCACTTCGGTCACCAGACTCAGCGCTGGAACCCGCGCATGTCGCCGTTCATCTACGGTGCGCGCAACGGCATCCACATCATGGACCTCACCCAGACTGTTCCGATGCTGGACCAGGCGCTGCAGGTTGTCCGTGACACCGTCGCCAAAGGCGGCCGCGTGCTGTTCGTCGGCACCAAGCGCCAGGCAGCCGGCCCGGTTGCCGAAGCCGCTGAGAAATCCGCTCAGTACTACATGAACCACCGCTGGCTGGGCGGCACCCTGACCAACTGGAAAACCGTTTCCCAGTCGATCAACCGCCTGAAGGAAATCGACGAGAAAATGGCGGGCGGCGCCGAAGGCCTGACCAAGAAAGAGCGTCTGGGCATGGAACGCGACCAGGAGAAGCTGCAGGCCTCCCTGGGCGGCATCCGCGAAATGGGCGGCGTGCCGGACCTGCTGTTCGTCATCGACGTGAAAAAAGAAGCACTGGCCATCGCCGAAGCCAAGAAACTGGGCATCCCGGTTGTGGCTGTTGTCGACACCAACTGCTCGCCCGACGGCGTGGACTACATCATCCCGGGCAACGACGACGCATCGCGCGCCATCTCGCTGTACTGCGACCTGGTGGCCCGTGCGGCTCTGGACGGCATGTCGGCTCAGCTGGGCGCAGCAGGCGTTGACCTGGGCGCGCTGGAAGAAGCACCGGCAGAAGAAGCCGTGGCTGAAGAAGCCGCCGCAGAAGCCTGA
- a CDS encoding lysophospholipid acyltransferase family protein → MSISWQSEEAPDPVRITALGWCLVLLRGVPLALLVFGGLLLLLTVRLIERPLFGLQRPVTPFITQFVCRNAFRLMGIRYTTRGSLMRQRGPVVANHSSWLDIFALNARKRIYFVSKAEVAGWPGIGWLARATGTVFIERNPKKAREQADLFEQRLRAGHKLLFFPEGTSTDGLRVLPFKTTLFAAFFNDHLRDGLHVQPVSVVYHAPKGAPARFYGWWGDMDFGPHLLKVLAAPRQGAVELIYHPPLKVADFQDRKALAARAEDLVRSGHQHALQS, encoded by the coding sequence ATGAGCATCAGCTGGCAGAGCGAGGAAGCCCCGGACCCGGTCCGCATCACCGCCCTGGGCTGGTGCCTGGTGCTGCTGCGCGGGGTGCCGCTGGCGCTGCTGGTGTTCGGCGGGCTGCTGCTGCTGCTAACCGTGCGGCTGATCGAGCGGCCGCTGTTCGGGCTCCAGCGGCCGGTCACACCGTTCATCACCCAGTTTGTCTGCCGCAACGCGTTCCGCCTGATGGGGATCCGTTATACAACCCGCGGCTCGCTGATGCGGCAGCGCGGCCCGGTTGTCGCCAACCATTCTTCCTGGCTGGACATCTTTGCTCTGAACGCGCGCAAGCGGATCTATTTCGTCTCCAAGGCGGAGGTCGCCGGATGGCCCGGCATCGGCTGGCTGGCGCGGGCCACCGGCACCGTGTTCATCGAGCGCAATCCCAAGAAAGCCAGAGAGCAGGCAGACCTGTTCGAGCAGCGCCTGCGCGCCGGGCATAAGCTGCTGTTTTTCCCGGAAGGAACGTCAACAGACGGGTTGCGCGTTTTACCTTTCAAAACAACGCTCTTCGCCGCTTTCTTCAATGACCATCTGCGCGACGGCCTGCACGTTCAGCCGGTGTCCGTGGTGTATCATGCGCCCAAGGGCGCGCCCGCCCGGTTTTACGGCTGGTGGGGGGATATGGATTTCGGCCCGCACTTGCTCAAGGTTCTGGCGGCCCCGCGCCAGGGCGCGGTGGAGCTGATCTATCATCCGCCGCTGAAGGTGGCGGACTTCCAGGACCGCAAGGCGCTGGCCGCCCGGGCCGAGGATTTGGTGCGCAGCGGCCATCAGCACGCTTTGCAAAGCTGA
- the proB gene encoding glutamate 5-kinase, producing the protein MAALTSAKRIVVKIGSALLVDRGTGELRAGWLHSLANDVAWLKSRGTDVVLVSSGSIALGRGVLGLPRADLPLEQSQAAAAVGQIRLARAYEEALAPHRITTAQVLVTLEDSENRRRYLNSRATLETLLSMGAVPIVNENDTIATDEIRYGDNDRLAAQVAVTVGADCLILLSDVDGFYSANPALDPDARRYDRIDQITPEIEAMAGDGVSGLSKGGMITKLLAAKMATAAGCEMAITEGSPLNPLKNLEDGAACTWFTGQGDPQTARKRWISAMKTRGVLTIDEGAARALMSGNSLLPAGVRHVEGDFGRGDPLAILGPDGRKLGQGLSRYTAEEARAIQGRRSHDIEATLGYPARAALIHRDDMAL; encoded by the coding sequence TTGGCAGCCCTGACCTCGGCAAAACGGATCGTCGTCAAGATCGGCTCGGCGCTGCTGGTCGACCGGGGCACCGGCGAGCTGCGGGCCGGCTGGCTGCATTCGCTGGCCAATGATGTCGCCTGGCTGAAATCCCGCGGCACCGATGTGGTGCTGGTGTCCTCCGGCTCCATCGCCCTGGGCCGGGGCGTGCTGGGGCTGCCCCGCGCCGATCTGCCGCTGGAACAGTCCCAGGCCGCCGCCGCCGTCGGGCAGATCCGCCTGGCCCGCGCCTATGAGGAGGCGCTGGCGCCGCACCGGATCACCACGGCGCAGGTGCTGGTAACGCTCGAAGACAGCGAGAACCGCCGCCGCTACCTGAACTCCCGCGCGACGCTGGAAACTCTGCTGAGCATGGGCGCGGTGCCGATCGTCAACGAAAACGACACCATCGCAACCGACGAAATCCGCTATGGCGACAATGATCGCCTGGCCGCGCAGGTGGCGGTGACGGTCGGGGCCGACTGCCTGATCCTGCTGTCCGATGTTGACGGCTTTTACAGCGCCAACCCGGCGCTGGATCCGGATGCCCGGCGCTATGACCGGATCGACCAGATAACGCCCGAGATCGAGGCGATGGCGGGCGATGGTGTCTCTGGCCTGTCCAAGGGCGGGATGATCACAAAACTGCTGGCTGCGAAAATGGCGACAGCGGCGGGATGTGAAATGGCGATCACCGAAGGTTCACCTCTGAACCCCTTGAAAAACCTTGAAGATGGCGCAGCTTGCACCTGGTTCACCGGGCAGGGCGATCCGCAAACTGCGCGCAAACGCTGGATCAGCGCGATGAAGACGCGCGGCGTTCTGACCATCGACGAGGGCGCCGCCCGCGCGCTGATGTCCGGCAACAGCCTGCTGCCCGCAGGCGTCCGTCATGTGGAGGGCGACTTTGGCCGCGGCGATCCGCTGGCCATCCTCGGCCCAGACGGGCGCAAACTGGGGCAGGGGCTGTCGCGCTACACCGCCGAAGAGGCCCGTGCCATCCAGGGGCGCCGCTCGCATGATATCGAGGCCACGCTGGGCTATCCCGCCCGCGCTGCGCTGATACACCGCGATGATATGGCGCTTTGA
- a CDS encoding GNAT family N-acetyltransferase: MQHRAPEFSVKIAGTEAELRAAQALRYEVFVRELGGGGAMVDHAAGLEQDRFDPFFDHMLVTDTTTGTVAGVYRLLRDDQAAKAGQFYSEDEYDLSVLKSSGRRLLELGRSCLHPDYRGGMAMFHLWSGLADYVEAHGIEVLFGVASFHGTDPQQLANPLSMLHHGHLAPPELRVRSKSFQPMDLVEKDDLDRKRAMLETPALIKAYLRLGGFVGEGACIDHAFNTTDVCLILDTARMNERQRKIYAGGRGRA; encoded by the coding sequence ATGCAACACCGCGCCCCGGAGTTTTCCGTCAAAATCGCCGGCACAGAGGCAGAGCTGCGCGCCGCCCAGGCCCTGCGGTATGAGGTGTTCGTGCGCGAACTGGGCGGCGGCGGTGCGATGGTGGATCACGCAGCCGGGCTGGAACAGGACCGGTTCGACCCGTTCTTTGACCATATGCTGGTCACCGATACCACCACGGGCACGGTCGCCGGCGTCTACCGGCTGCTGCGGGACGATCAGGCGGCAAAGGCCGGGCAGTTCTATTCCGAAGATGAATATGATCTGAGCGTTCTGAAATCCTCCGGCCGCCGCCTGCTGGAGCTGGGGCGGTCCTGCCTGCACCCTGATTACCGGGGCGGAATGGCGATGTTTCACCTCTGGTCCGGGCTGGCGGATTATGTAGAGGCGCACGGGATAGAAGTTCTGTTCGGGGTTGCCAGTTTTCACGGAACCGATCCGCAGCAGCTGGCAAATCCGCTGTCCATGCTGCACCACGGCCACCTCGCCCCGCCGGAGCTGCGCGTGCGCTCGAAATCCTTTCAACCCATGGACTTGGTGGAAAAAGATGATCTTGACCGCAAACGCGCGATGCTGGAGACGCCCGCTCTGATCAAAGCCTACCTGCGGCTCGGCGGATTTGTCGGCGAGGGCGCCTGTATCGACCATGCGTTCAACACCACCGATGTCTGCCTGATCCTGGACACCGCCCGGATGAACGAGCGCCAGCGCAAGATCTATGCCGGGGGCCGGGGCCGCGCATGA
- a CDS encoding DUF3553 domain-containing protein, producing the protein MNDLNAILAPGMFVRHPDHPEWGVGQVQSNAGGKITVNFPDQGKLVIDGARVSLIPVFEP; encoded by the coding sequence ATGAATGACCTCAACGCAATTTTAGCCCCCGGAATGTTCGTCCGGCACCCGGATCACCCTGAATGGGGCGTCGGTCAGGTGCAGTCGAACGCGGGCGGCAAGATCACCGTGAATTTTCCCGATCAAGGAAAGCTCGTGATTGACGGAGCGCGCGTCTCCCTTATCCCCGTCTTTGAGCCATAA